A part of Acropora palmata chromosome 6, jaAcrPala1.3, whole genome shotgun sequence genomic DNA contains:
- the LOC141884077 gene encoding QRFP-like peptide receptor, with amino-acid sequence MIDPTNFSNASTNTCNLQDYLNQPLSIKIFRIAVISIILLISLVGNTMIMAIVYKRKDLKNTVNFFIANMAVSDLIFAVVHIPFELKSEVSSSFAWIAGGRIGLVLCKLNFFCQYVSLVVSVQSLIWIAVDRFMAVVFPMKINFISSRVRVFGAASTWIVAMTVNSKHLFAVDLVYQSGVILCIEDKDELLYRVWTWINIVAIVFFPLVIMTILYSAIGATLCRRRKVQRISLGRVNQMDKRSQQAIKMSICIMAAFYLCTICPAAILLLRVSGKWTHLELNPALCSLHYFIWFFFFLWMFLFTITNPLICLTFVESYRLELKQILACRKWTNTERGNTEMLERGDNEIALRSVRIIAKK; translated from the coding sequence ATGATTGACCCAACAAATTTTAGCAACGCATCAACCAACACTTGCAACCTGCAAGATTACCTCAATCAGCCGCTTTCCATCAAAATCTTCAGAATCGCTGTCATATCcatcattttactgatcagCTTAGTTGGAAACACCATGATAATGGCCATAGTTTACAAGcgaaaagatttgaaaaataCGGTTAATTTTTTCATCGCCAACATGGCTGTTTCAGATCTTATATTCGCCGTGGTGCACATTCCATTTGAGCTGAAAAGTGAAGTCAGTAGTTCATTTGCTTGGATAGCCGGTGGAAGGATTGGTTTAGTTTTATGTAAACTGAATTTCTTTTGCCAATATGTCTCCCTTGTCGTTTCGGTGCAAAGCCTTATATGGATCGCTGTAGATCGATTCATGGCAGTCGTATTCCCCATGAAAATCAACTTTATATCTTCGAGAGTTCGCGTATTTGGCGCTGCTTCCACCTGGATCGTGGCAATGACTGTGAACTCAAAACACTTGTTCGCGGTCGATCTGGTGTATCAATCTGGTGTGATCTTGTGCATAGAAGACAAAGATGAGTTGCTGTACAGGGTTTGGACATGGATAAACAttgttgctatagtgtttTTTCCATTGGTCATCATGACTATTTTGTATTCTGCTATTGGAGCGACATTGTGTAGACGACGTAAGGTACAGCGGATTTCTCTCGGAAGAGTAAATCAGATGGACAAAAGGAGTCAGCAAGCCATAAAGATGAGCATTTGTATCATGGCAGCATTTTACTTATGCACTATTTGTCCAGCAGCAATACTGCTTCTGAGAGTGTCAGGGAAGTGGACACATCTTGAGTTGAATCCAGCGCTTTGTTCGCTTCATTACTTCAtctggttttttttcttcttgtggATGTTTTTATTTACCATAACGAATCCGCTGATATGTTTAACCTTCGTGGAAAGTTACCGTCTCGAGTTAAAACAAATTCTTGCTTGTCGTAAGTGGACAAATACAGAAAGAGGTAACACGGAAATGTTAGAGCGAGGGGATAATGAAATAGCCTTGCGAAGTGTCAGAATTATCGCGAAGAAGTGA